A window of Hordeum vulgare subsp. vulgare chromosome 5H, MorexV3_pseudomolecules_assembly, whole genome shotgun sequence genomic DNA:
TTTGCAGATAGAGTCACCGTTGCCAAGGCACTAGTTGACTTGAACAAGACCTGGTCTGAGAAGATGCAAAGACATCTTGATGACAAAGCAAAGAAGTCGCAAAGACATGGATGCGGGCAGGTAGATGCACTTAGGAATAAATGGGAAGTTAGTGTGCGAGCAAAGTTTGTGAAGGGTCACCACAGGGGAGAAAAAAAACAAGTTGTGACGCTTGGCGCAACCTCGTGTGAGTGCACTTGCAACAAGCCCAAGCTTCTGGGATATCCTTGCAGTCACGTATTGCGGACAGCTGCAGatcaacaaattagtgtcgagtcaTACGTATCACCATACTTCAACATGCACAATTTGTACAACACTTGGAACGGTGAGTTTTGGGCATGGGGCATTGATACGAACTACAAGCAATTATGGCCAGAAGGCACCACATGGGTTCCAGATCCCGCATTGATGCGAACCAGCAAGGGACGGCGTCAGTCTAGGCGTCATCGCAATGACATGGACCACAGCCAGTTGGGAGAACCAAGGCGATGCCGCGTATGTAGGTGTGCTGGTCACCCGCGTAGGGAGTGTTCCTATCATAACAACAACACTGCGTGATATGTAATCACGCTATGTATTCataatttaatcgtgatgtaatattcggaatatgtattttaatttaatcgtgatgtaatattcggaatatgtattttaatttaatcATGATGTAATATTCagaatatgtattttaatttaatcgtgatgtaatattcggaatatttaatttttttcatCGTGATTGGAGGTTATGGCTGAAATGCCCCAGCTTTTGAATGGTTATCACGACAACCACCACCGTTGCCAGCTTTTCATAAATCCAAATCATGAAAATCCTCCTCAGACCTTCCGGCTTCGAACTGTAAAGACGCCCTGGTCAATATAGAATCGGTTCCTTGAACACCTTGAGGCTTATGGACTCCTACATTTTGCGAACATCGCAGCTCGTCGAGGTAGTTTTACTGCCGACCCATCCCTTTTGACATCCCTCGTTGATAGATGGAGACCGGAGACCCACACATTTCACTTTCGATGTGGAGAGCTTGCACCTACTCTAAAAGATGTGTCAATGATCACAGCTTTATCAATTAGAGGTGTGCCAGTGGTACATCCATGAGTTTCTCCTAATTGGCCAGCAGATGTCTCTGCCCGTCTGAGGCTCGAAATGCCCATATCAGATCGTTCTGGTCCGCCTCGAGGTGTCCCACACAGCTGGCTTCGTATTAACTTCGAAATTTTATCTACCCATGCTGATCCTGAGACAACGAAGAGACACTTGTTTGCATATTTGTTGTGGCTCTTCGGTGTGATGTTTCCTAATTCTCACGGGGATGTAGTTTTGCCTGGTCTCATCTATTTTGCCGCAAAGATAGTAGACGAACCTTTACCCCAAAATCCACCATATAGCTTTGGTTCTGCTTTGCTTTCTCACACATACCGAGGGTTGTGTGATGCCACTCAAAAAACGGCATTCACATCTAAAGCTCCATTACTTTGTGTCTCATACGAGTTTCTACAGTTGTGGTCCTGGGAATACTTACCTGTAGGACGACCGCAGATAGTAGAACCCGCAACCCCGTACAACTATGGTGAGGGTGTTGTAACTATGTCCACTCGGTGGATACTGGGTCGAAAAAAATGGTCTACTAAAATTGCAAAAAATTGTTACCCCATATACCATGATCAGTTTGAGCTTCTTAACGACTCACTAATAACATGGAACCCGTGGACTGAGGCGCACATTGATATGGTATTTGGTTCGCAACACATGCCAGTGGAATGCGTGAGAGATAGTGCCTTTTGGATGACTCGCTGCAATTTACTCTATCTATGGTTTGTAGAACCGTATAATCCTGACCGTGTCATGAGACAGTTCGGTctatatcaagatattccaccaccggttccaagatgtatcgacgaagaaactcataagtaagtaagatgtgacctAGCTAAATAGATATTCCATCAACTATTCTTGAATTTTTTTGTTATCTATAATTACAGGATGAGCAATATGGGCAGATCTGGTGTGGACTGGAATGCAGAAAACGTTGAATGGATAAATCAGTGGAATAATGAAGCTCTACAAAATATAGTGCCTCAGCAACGGTAATTTTACTAATGTTAATTTAATTATGTGCTTATAAAATACAGAATGTGATGTCAATTTAGTAATGTTAATTTATTTATGCAGAGCGTACGATGCAACTATGACAGAAGCGTACTATAATTGGTATCGCATGAGCACGCGTACTAGACTGACGAGTGAACCACCTACGATGCCAACACATCCAACGCATATGGAACAGTTGCAGAGACGGATGGACACATCATCAGCTTACTATCGTGACTCCGCGGTAATAATCAACATCTTGCTATTCAGGTCCATCATTTCATGAACAATTTAACCAACGAACAACGATTTTTTTCAGATTGATATTTGCACCCAAGTACAAGCGATGGCGAGGGAAGGAATGCGAGCCCAGGGAATTGATCCTAAAGGCAGGTCGTGGTTTAAAAAAATTAGCGAATTCGTGAGCACAAGGTTTACGAGATGCGGTATAGAGAACGACGTTGTCACTGCAGCGTACAACATTCCGGAACCGAGGTCAGCTAGACCGAGTGCGGCGCCGTCGTCGTCCATGCGGTGGGGAGAGGGTCGTAATACTACGCCGACACTTCCACGACATGACTCGTCTCTACCAATACATGGGCAGACATCACAGGTAAATGCTCCAGATGTAGGTTCGACACCCGAACAGACTCATTTCGTGGAGCAGGATGCATATACAGCATATGGCGCACACATTCAAGGATCTCAGCCATATCTGCCCACGCGAGGGATTAGGATGCCCGAGGAGAATCGTTGGGCTGAGACAAGCGAGGGAGCACAAAGCTACAACAGCGGTCAGGTATGTACAATTATAATAAGCAATTACATAACTTCTATTTACACATCTTTTTGCTAAacacaatttattttaaaaacattttttCGTGGAGCAGGAAATTAATGATCCATCATGGGGAGATGAACATACCCAGCGTGGCGTACAGAAAGAAATACTCACAGAAACCCATGATACTCAATGCACGCTCCCAGGAATGATAAATGATTTTTTCGGGCAGGATGTTATTGGTCCATCTTACATCAATTCTGAGTCACAACCATTCACCTATAATTTAgaatcatcatctcaatatggattTCAGACTCCACCACCTATGCATGAGTCGCAGACACAGGAACACGAGGGACAGTACGGTCGTGGTCTTCGTGAACACAGACCCCCTGACCGATTGTCACCCTCCGGTCGTCGGGCAAGGCCAGCTGGTCGTCGTCGCATAGGGTGATTCGTCTATGTATGTGTGCGAACAATTGCATCTCTCTATGTCAGTTTCAAACTTTCAGATGTACGTACAAGACATCTATGTAGTTtcatgaaataaaagttctcgatatatttgaagttgcttccataaaataagatacataaaataagattcataaaataacatacataaaataagatacattaagatgtagagttcataaaaaaaactacataaagtcgtcgtcatccttcgacgatgtagagctctcgccctttgacgaagcgctactcttggccttcgatgatgatgcgctcttggccttcgtcgatgacgcgctcttggtactcggcatgaagatatcgtcttcgtcctcactatcgtcaatccataagaagggatgttttactccacctccaccgcgtatgtgttggcctttcttcttccatctttcattcaaccgcagAAGTTCTTTTCGAATCTCCTTatatgtccttgcaggccaccccttcgtagctaatgcgtgggcaacctcattcagtagcgtgtcactactgatgagttcgtcccatgaaactattctattatctatcttgaaattgctatCTAAGCGCAGAAGACACTCGAACATACCACTatgaaaactacgatcgaaaggataatgagacattttcagcacactccttacccaccttggtctggagggggttttataggtgtagcagagcgagacgaataactaatggcgggaaaacgaggagggaaagCGAGGCGGAAAAGCGAGGGCGGGAAAACaagggcgggaaagcgaggcgggaacaaaatggtggcaaagctatacgcgggataaaatggcgggaaagcgaggcgggaaataaatgacgggataaaatgaacatacacgtagctgaaattaagatactcaTTGCGGAAATTAAGATACACATTACTGAAAATAAGATACAATTtgccgaaattaagatacaacttgcagaaattaagatacaaGTAACACAACTTaacatacaataaaataaatctactgagtccaacgtggatattttccttttccatcaccagcttcttctgctgccttggcggcacgagccctttctctctttctctccctctcagcttcacgggcatgttcccgctgtctgtaaacctcctctagccgaagtttctcttcttgatttttccttatcatctcatcaagaaaagccctctgctccacacagtaatcttcccactctttcttctgctctgctttctcctctgcttcagccttctcacgacgctcttccaagtccaagctagcccatgcacggcgacctctttcacgaatctcggtcaccgcccagtccggcattttcgtgtcaatccaacgatagtacatgcagagaggaggaggagactaaaggatggatcagattcaagtaaacaataatatcaaataacaataatctggatgacttgagcataccggaggcctgacgtacgcagaaatagattcgggtggatcagattcataattggcgcacatgaaaaacttcatgcccaaccaatctgaaaaatccgtcacctccttcaccttgcagacatctccgcaccaacatcgaactgcttccaccccccgaggcaagcttgcactctgcattttcctaggcctaatgctCTGATCCGAACAAGGTAAACTCATACTGACTATGGAGGTGCAGGTGCTTTGAAGTCTGTCTGATGATGAAGAGAGTTTCACtccctgcctccttttataggctctgCCGGATGTCTACGCGGGAAAAAAGGGCGCGAAAACGAGAAACTGCAGCGGGAAAATAACGCGGGAAAATTAGGCGGGAAACTATTGCACTGCTCGTCCGTCGTTATCGCGTGTACATTCTAAAATAAGtccatatacatccatatgtagtcttgTAGTACGAACTCTTAAAAGACTCTTGTAGTTACTTTTGTATAAATGATATTTTTTTTCAAACCATGAAAGAGAATTGTGTGTGATCATTATAAAAGATAAAGAAGAAACAAGTACAAAGCTCTTAGCGTCATACAAAAAAAAGACTAACTTTACTAAGAGCATCATTATAGAACCATGAAAGAGAATTGTGTGTGATTATACGAACAAGGATTCAAAATCATTTACTTTCATATAAATTTACTTTCATGTAAATGATAGTTGCATTTTAAGTATTAAGATTACATATTATGGCGACCAACAAGAGCATCATCACCAAGTGATTAGTTAGTAATGTTTTCTACTTTATTCCATGGCAGTGTCACTGCTGCGATAGCAATCAAACATTCACTCCCAAAATATTTGATCGAGAGCTAAACCATACTTTCTCTATAAATAAATATAAGAAACGCTATTGTAAACAATGTCGACCTAGAGATAAAAGCCACACGAAACCACCGTAACAAACAGTGTCGACCAGGAGACAAAGAGTCCCTCTGAAATCGCCGCGGTGAACAATgctgacccgaagatgagagcccCGTGAAACCACGGAAAAAACCGCCCGCCTTCACTGGCGTGGATATCTTGGTTTGGTTCGACGGATGGGGGATAACCACGGCCCAACAAAATATCCATAGTATATGCCTCCCATGCACTTAGCCATCCGTGCAACTTgcacaatatttttgttcaaaaggaTTGCACGGTCCGAACCGGAGCAAGTTGGCAGGAGTAAATTTTGACTGTTTCGTCGGTGGAGAGCGGGAAAAATTCCCACTGTTTCGTCGGTGCGAGCGGGAAATAAGCCTGGGAATCTGGCCGCGCGGAAATCAGCGCAATCAGCAACAGTGTCTGCCGCGCGGAAACAGTGCCCTGGccgcctgctcccgaggcggcagggcccacccggCTTTGTCCGTTACGGACAGGAGTGGGCGGGAACGGGTTGCGGCGCTGGCCGCCTCTGCCGGTGGTGGCAGGCCCCGGCCgccaggggtggtggcggcaggccccacggccgcctcgtgcggtggcggcaggtgccacgtgccgcctggcgcgcctTCCGCCATCCGGGGTGGGGGTCTTTTTTCTCCTTTCCACTCGCAGGTGGTCTCTTTTGACAATCTCACTCGAcagggggtccttttggacaaaaattccaaaatggagtccATAGAAGATAAAAGCAAGGGCATTGATTGGCTGGCTGGTACTCACAAACTTCGAGAAGAAAACATAAAAGGGTAAAGATGATATTAGGAAAAACTGGGTAAAGGATATTTACTATTAACTTATCTTAGTACTCCGTAGTAACATAAAGAAAAACTTGAATATGGAACACCACTTTCTACAGTTTGTAGAGCAAACAGACATGCTAGAAACAGATAATGACAACTTTCAAGAAGGCAGTAAAGCAGCAGACGTGCTCAATGTGACAAAATCGTTGAAAAATGTAAAGAGGTTTTGAGGTACAGTAGTTCCATTTCCTCCTCCGTCGCCTTCCAAAACCACGGGGCATTCAGAAGTGAACTTTGCTCTGCAACTAGTCACCATGAGAATTCGACTGCTAAGATACCAAAATGCGAAGACAGTTCGAATCGTATTCTGACATGAACATGGTTGGTTTGGGGAACAGAAGGCAGAATACACAAATgtagatcaacacagcctgacaATCACTGCAACCCAATCCAATTCCATTCGAGCGAACAAGCAGTAGCCATGCCAGTTCATCGGACTCCCTCTGTATCAAAATATAAGTCGTTTTTGCAGTTCATTGCGTTTTTGCAGTTCACGACTTATATTTTGGTACAGAGGTGGTACATCTAACACAGTAACATGAATCAAAGACGAGAGCAAACAGCAGAACAAGAAATTGGGATAGGGATTGGAGAATAGGCATTCCTAGTAAACAACTGAAATGTACTACTGCTACCCTATCCATTCGAGCGAGCAAGCAGTACCCTGTTCAGATCAGAGCAGACAGCAGCAAGAGACTGCGTGCGCACTACTCTGGTCTGGAGCTGGGGCATGGCCTTTGCCTAGCCGCTTGTTATTGTAATTAAATAAGTTGGATCAGGTAGTCAAAATCCACTTTCGGCCAAAGAATCAGATCCGTCACAATTCAAATTCGAAGGGTCAGGCGAGCTACTTGTATCTCATGATTTCTAACCTTCAATTACAGTAAAAACACATCACTGTTAAGCCATGGAAGCAGCATTGATCATGAGAAAAATTGGGAAGACAACAGAGGCAGGTAAAGGAGATGGGTACCAAGACATTGCTGGCCGGAGCCACAAAGCAGATCCCAGCGCATTCCAAGGCTCCAGCGCGATCACCTGTCTCCTACTCTGTTATCAACGGCAACGCATCCTGCTCCAGAAGCAGAGGCATCGAACATTAATGAACACCGATGGCTTGAAAAACTAGGTGACCAGGAAAACACAACGAATCTCAGGTGCTCGACGAAATTGCTGAACGGAGATAGGATTGGGGGAGCTCGTACCTCTGCTGCAACGGTGGTGGATCGGTGCCTGCAAGCCATCACTGGATGGATTTGGAACTTGGATAGGCTTGGGAGTGGACATTTGACACTGCAGAGACGAAAAAATTGAGATAGTGGTTCGAATTGCGTGCACCAGAACCAACAAAACAGATTCGAGCACAGAAAGGTTGAGAGCCAGAGATGGGGAATTTAACAGACGCAACAGATTCCAACAACGAACTAGTTAAATTTCCATTGCAGTCCATTCGATTCCACAAAAGACAGCAAACAACAGCGAGATGCTGCGGTTACATCAACGACCAGTCGACCCTAGAACAATCTAAATCTGGTTGACGGCCTAGCCTCCGAATCCGTAGAGGGTGCGTCCCTGGCGCTTGAGTGCGTAGACGACGTCCATGGCAGTGACGGTCTTGCGGCGAGCGTGCTCGGTGTAGGTGACTGCGTCGCGGATGACGTTCTCGAGGAAGATCTTGAGCACGCCCCGGGTCTCCTCGTAGATGAGCCCCGAGATGCGCTTCACGCCGCCCCTGCGCGCGAGACGACGGATGGCCGGCTTGGTGATGCCCTGGATGTTGTCCCGGAGCACCTTCCGGTGGCGCTTGGCGCCGCCCTTGCCGAGCCCCTTGCCTCCCTTGCCGCGGCCCGACATCTTCTcgcttctctcttcttctctccgGTGAGGTTGACTTTGTCTTTGTGAGGTGGTTGCTGCGGTGGCTGATGGTTTCGGCTAGCAGGGCGAGGTGAATTTATAGCCGCGCGTCTTGGGGCCAGGGAGCGGCCGCGATCCGCGTGATGCGGTGTCCGAGCCGTCGGATGGGAGATCGatggtgggagggagggaggaggggtcGCGCCGATCGATGACGTGGCGAGGGAGGTGTGTTTCTTTTGTGAGGAGGAGGCGGGGTGGGGGGATGCGCCTCGGGTCTCTATGGCAGGTGGGACTGAGCAGTTCTTGGATGAATTTCCCTGCGCGGAAGACTTTTCTCTTCAGCTCATCCGAAACAGCTACGTAGTACGAGCTGCACGCCCCGAGGTGAGCTCCATTGCCACCAGCTATAGATTCAACCTGTGTTTGGTTTCAGGATAAGGTGGAATCGGATGGGTTGGTTCCATCCCTAGCACCGTTCTCGTGTTTGGTTGTGTTAGGATTCGAAATTGGGTCATCCGCGTGCAGGAAATATTCCCTCCAGATGCTTCACCAAGTGATTCCATCGATTTGGAGGAATCGACTCGTTATTCGTCTgagaaaagcaaagaaaaaaaaagaaataaccaaGCAATTCTCACTGCGTTTACCCCCGCACCCGAACAAAAGTTTTCGTGGttattttttctcgtttttgtgattattttttttcgtggttattttttcattttcgtgattatttttcgtaaatatttgatatgtactcaggatcatatatttttatttgcatgtgttgaaaatagaaagaaaatgttGCTGAAAATTTAAATTATAGGCTTGTTAAATGCAAATAACTCTATTTGTTCAGATATGTAATCTCACCATTTATATCGAAGAGGTGAGTGGTATCAGATTCTTCTCATTCATCTCTCCAACTAAACACCGGGACGGAACCAACCCATGAATTTTTTTATCATCAACTGAACACAAGGATGGAACCAACCCATGACTTCGGAACGGAACCATGACATTCCATGACTTTCGGTcctcaaaccaaacacaccccAAAGGAACTGTCGTGCCGTGCCGGGATAGAGCTTTCGATCAATCAATCAAGACATGAACATCGATTAAACGAGCTTGCTTTGGGGATGCCGGTCCGCAACATTGCCATCAATCAAGTTAAAATCCCGATCGATTCGTTTGATGTGTCGGTCTGTTTTATTTTTTCCGTTAAAAAAAATTCGAAAGAGCGCACGCCTTATTTCCCGCTGGACCGGCCCAGTTACGTTTTATTTTTCGTTAAAAAACAAAATAATAGTGCAATGGCTGGCTCCCTTTTCTTCAGTTTTTTCTTAAATTCGTTAATATtacctttttaaatatttcatgCAGTGCGGCATGCAAAATATTTCCTAAATATACAATAAACATTTTGGCAACACACAATGAAATTTGTATAATACTGTATAAGAGAAAATAAACAGTAACAAGAAAAAGAATGTACGTTGCATTTGGAAAATGTTCACACATTTCAATAATATTTGGGGCATTTATAAAAATGTATACGATGTATTCAAAAATACATGTAAGGCGTGAAAATTTTTCAATTCGTTTTTTAAAGCGTGAATTTTTTTTCAATTCGTTTTTTTAAGGCGTGAAATTTAAGGTGTGATTTTTTTTAATTCATTTATTTTCTTATTTATTTTGTACATTTTTTATTTAAggcatgaatttttttcaaattgtCTTTTTAATCCATGACCCTTTTTACTAAACTTGTGGACTTTTTCGCATCTGTGGACCTTTTTCAAAACTGTAACCATTACCTTTTTCCTTTTAAAAATCTGGTTCACGACATGCATCATCACTGTACGTTGGCGTGTGTACATACGTACGGTGGTGCGCATACGTACATATAGTAGTATGCGTGCATACTACAGCTGCTATTTTGAAAATGAaaaacacaaataaaaataaaaaagaaaagacataaaaaaggaaaaaaagaaaacggGAGCAAGTCAACGTTTGCATCGGCCAACAACACGATGTTTGGGGTTCAAGTCACTCTGCGTGCTTATTTTTTGCAGTTTTAAATAAGAAAAAAATTGCACGTttgaaagaagaaaaaaaccaaagtgggccggcccaactagAAACAGCATGAAATGGCATCAATCCCGGTCATCCTTTGACAATTCATGTTTGTCAAACGACGTCGGGTTTAATTTAGACCGAGATTGCATAGTTCACGATGCAATCGGACAAATGTCTACAAATTCAGGGTTTAAAATGGACTTTTTCTGTTCTCTTCTCAACAAGACTTGGTAGCTACATCCGTAGgacactaagagcatctccagccgttcgCCCCCGAGGGACGTGAAATAGCGCCTTGTCGGGGCGCGTCGGCGGAAAAATCGACGTGGGGGGCTCGGGTTCCCAGCCGCCCCCCAAGGTCGCCCCCGAGCCGCCGATTTTGGCCCATTTTCGGCGGAAATTGCCTAGTTTCAGCGCAAAATGAGACCAATTTTGGCCCACATTCGACGTGCTTCGGCACAAATTGAACAGATCCTTTATTTTTTTATCACATAGTTCATCACAgaaaatcaatacaaatcaaaaatagttcaacaaatcaatacaaatcaaaatagttcaacaaatcaatgcaaatcaaaatagttcaacaaatataaactcataattcatcacaCGTCGAGCTAGCCGTTGCCCTTGAGCAGGCCCGGGCCCACAGTGGTGCCACATGTGCAGCCCGCACAGGACCCACGATTTTGGGGGgccccaatatatatatatatatataatatagcaTATACCATATAGTTGTATTAAGAAAAAGTCAAAAAACGATGGACGTCGTGGCCTGGTCGTGGACTCGTGGGCGATGCGCGCCGTGGCGCCTCGAGCAAGCTGGCCGCTGGGCGCTTGGGCCAGTGGGCCGTTTGCCTCGAGCGACCTGGGCCAGTGGGCAGGTGCGTAGCAGCGTAGATCTCCCGTCTCCCAAACGTGATCAGGTGCGTAGCAGCGTAGGTCTCCCGTCTCCCAAACGTGATCGGATCTACACAAGTACTGTCATGCAACACATCTATATATATGTACGTAATTGGTGCGCAGGTCTCCTGGTCTATGTAGACGACGCACGTCGCACGGATCCCATCGATCTGTAGACGAGTAGACGATGCACCATCGCCTGGTCTCTGAAGGATACGCGCCGGCGCCGGCAGGCCATCGGGAAAGCTTGTGATCGGCTCGTCGCCTTCGTCGTTCGCATCATTACTGATCACTTCATCTGTTCATCAGATCGACCCCGCGATCCGATTCAGGCCGCCGCCGACAGTCGTCGGATCGATCCCAGTTCATCCgtgcaggacccaaaattaggtGAGTTAGACAGTTCGTCTAAGTATCAAACATTGATGCATGATCTCCAATTAATATATGCTACTGTATAACTTCAATTTCATTGTGTT
This region includes:
- the LOC123397073 gene encoding uncharacterized protein LOC123397073 is translated as MRWGEGRNTTPTLPRHDSSLPIHGQTSQVNAPDVGSTPEQTHFVEQDAYTAYGAHIQGSQPYLPTRGIRMPEENRWAETSEGAQSYNSGQEINDPSWGDEHTQRGVQKEILTETHDTQCTLPGMINDFFGQDVIGPSYINSESQPFTYNLESSSQYGFQTPPPMHESQTQEHEGQYGRGLREHRPPDRLSPSGRRARPAGRRRIG
- the LOC123451847 gene encoding histone H4 — encoded protein: MSGRGKGGKGLGKGGAKRHRKVLRDNIQGITKPAIRRLARRGGVKRISGLIYEETRGVLKIFLENVIRDAVTYTEHARRKTVTAMDVVYALKRQGRTLYGFGG